A window of the Cicer arietinum cultivar CDC Frontier isolate Library 1 chromosome 6, Cicar.CDCFrontier_v2.0, whole genome shotgun sequence genome harbors these coding sequences:
- the LOC101500768 gene encoding endoglucanase 6 has product MEKLKQLICMFPLFFLLCPSFAFAGHDYGQALSKSIMFFEAQRSGFLPNNQRVSWRSHSGLQDGKASGIDLVGGYYDAGDNVKFGLPMAFTVTMMSWSIIEYGKQMATSGELGHAMEAVKWGTDYFIKAHPQPNVLYGEVGDGNTDHKCWQRPEDMTTDRHGYKIDPNNPGSDLAGETAAAMAAASIVFRRSNPSYSKELLSHAYQLFDFADKYRGKYDSSITVAQKYYRSISGYNDELLWAAAWLYQASNDQYYLDYLGRNGDSMGGTGWQMTEFSWDVKYPGVQTLVAKFLMQGKAGIHAPVFEKYLQKSEFFMCSCLGKGTRNVQKTPGGLIYRQRWNNLQFVTSSSFLATVYSDYLASSRRNLRCSSGIVAPSQLLSFAKSQVDYILGDNPRATSYMVGYGNNFPQRVHHRGSSIVSIKENPSFVSCRGGYATWFSSKKGNTNILTGAIVGGPDAYDDFADHRDNYEQTEPATYNNAPLIGILARLNGGHGGYNQLLPVVVPAPKPFVRKPHSSPKPKETPSPASQSGPISVEQKMTNSWVANGRTYYRYSTIVTNKSTKNLKSLNLSIFKLYGPIWGLTKLGDSYTFPSWISSLSAGKSLEFVYIHSTSPADVSVVNYLLA; this is encoded by the exons ATGGAAAAGCTTAAACAGCTCATTTGCATGTTTCCCCTGTTTTTTCTTCTATGCCCATCTTTCGCTTTTGCTGGCCATGACTACGGTCAAGCTCTAAGCAAGAGCATTATGTTCTTTGAAGCTCAGAGATCTGGTTTTCTTCCTAATAATCAAAGAGTATCATGGAGATCTCATTCTGGTCTTCAAGACGGTAAAGCCAGCGGA ATAGATCTAGTGGGTGGGTACTATGATGCAGGGGACAATGTCAAATTTGGGTTACCAATGGCATTTACAGTTACAATGATGTCATGGAGTATCATTGAATATGGTAAACAAATGGCTACTAGTGGTGAGCTTGGTCATGCCATGGAAGCTGTGAAATGGGGTACTGATTACTTCATCAAAGCTCATCCTCAACCCAATGTTCTCTATGGAGAG GTAGGAGACGGGAACACTGACCACAAGTGTTGGCAAAGACCGGAGGATATGACCACTGACCGTCACGGTTACAAAATTGATCCAAACAATCCCGGGTCGGATCTCGCCGGAGAAACTGCCGCCGCTATGGCTGCTGCTTCCATTGTCTTCCGTCGCTCTAACCCTTCCTATTCCAAAGAACTCCTCAGCCATGCCTATCAG TTATTTGATTTTGCGGATAAATACAGAGGCAAATATGACAGCAGTATCACTGTTGCACAGAAGTACTACAGATCCATCAGTGGCTACAAT GATGAATTGTTGTGGGCTGCTGCTTGGTTGTATCAAGCATCTAACGACCAATATTACTTGGATTACCTTGGTAGAAATGGTGACTCCATGGGTGGAACTGGTTGGCAAATGACTGAATTTAGTTGGGATGTTAAGTATCCTGGTGTTCAGACTTTAGTTGCCAAG TTTTTAATGCAAGGGAAAGCTGGAATTCATGCACCAGTGTTTGAAAAATATCTGCAAAAGTCTGAATTTTTCATGTGTTCATGCCTCGGAAAGGGTACTCGCAATGTTCAGAAGACACCTGGTGGCCTAATATACCGTCAGAGATGGAACAACTTGCAGTTTGTTACAAGTTCGTCCTTTTTAGCCACTGTTTACTCTGACTACCTTGCTTCTTCTCGTAGAAACTTGAGATGTTCTTCTGGCATTGTCGCTCCTTCTCAGCTTCTCTCCTTTGCAAAATCTCAG GTGGATTACATTCTTGGGGACAACCCAAGAGCAACAAGTTACATGGTGGGATATGGAAACAATTTCCCTCAAAGAGTTCACCATAGAGGTTCATCCATTGTTTCCATCAAGGAAAATCCTTCATTTGTTAGCTGCCGCGGAGGTTATGCTACTTGGTTTAGCAGCAAAAAGGGCAACACCAATATACTTACTGGTGCTATTGTTGGTGGACCCGATGCATATGATGACTTTGCTGATCATAGAGATAACTATGAACAAACTGAGCCAGCTACCTACAACAATGCTCCTCTTATTGGTATTCTTGCACGACTCAATGGCGGTCACGGTGGCTATAATCAGCTCCTTCCAG TTGTTGTTCCAGCTCCTAAGCCTTTTGTTCGCAAGCCGCATTCATCCCCCAAACCAAAGGAAACTCCATCCCCAG CTTCACAGTCAGGTCCAATTTCCGTTGAACAGAAAATGACCAACTCTTGGGTTGCTAATGGAAGAACTTATTATAGATACTCCACAATTGTGACTAACAAATCAACCAAGAATCTCAAGTCTCTCAATCTTTCAATTTTCAAGCTTTACGGTCCAATTTGGGGACTCACAAAGTTGGGTGATTCATACACATTCCCGTCATGGATCAGTTCGTTATCAGCTGGTAAAAGCCTTGAATTTGTCTACATCCATTCTACCTCTCCAGCAGATGTCTCAGTTGTGAACTACTTGTTGGCCTGA